The genomic stretch GTTCAAATTTCATGTCTATCTTGTGTTTAGTTCTGTTGCTTGCTCCTTTATCTGAATCCACCCTTCTGTATGTAAGTATATGAGGATCCTTTTGAACAGTGAACTGTTATGTTGTTTGTTGTTGAAGAGTAAGATGAGTTATTCCCAACTACCAAAGTCATTGGCATGTTATTGCTATCCCTTGTGCATGTCTTTAGGAATGTTGGGTGCacttttttctttgaattttgtcTCTATATTTTGTTGAATTGGTAAGTAAGCcacaattaagatagtttgaTCACGTGAAAACAGGACAACAAGAAGACAGTGGAAGGAATGTAACAAGTATCtaacaaaaaaacataaaacaaaaacaaagaaaaaaagaaaacactcTATGAGAGGCACTCAAGTGTGTATGATATTAGTTATAAAAGccttagaaaatataaataattaatgagtTAGAACTTGTGAAATAGTTGTTTCTCATGGTGAGATAAAAGATTTAGTATGTTCTTGTATTACGAAATTGAAGCTTCAACATCGCATCAGATAAATTTCCTGACCGACATCCTTGCTATCCGGGTTATTTTGGCTGGATGACTTCACCGATGTATCCATTTATGTGCCCtgttaaactttttttttttttttacgtgaaATGGATAGAAGAAGAGAGTTGGTTTCACAAAGGATGTGTCTGACACTTGAGTGCCGCAAGTTGCATGGAAGCGCTAATGTAGTAGAGACATTCATGAATTTATGATACAAACGCATTCATGTTCTTGTCCCTCTGAGAAATTAAGATGACTGTTCttgaatgaatttttttagagtaatattatttatctagaTTGGAGATAAATTTTCAGTTTAGTTaacacattttcattaaaaatatgcacatttgcatctcctcatttttcaataaaaatatgcCAAGTAGGTTtagataaataacattactctttttttttttttttttatgataggtCTCAACAAGTTAGGATTTCCTTTTAAGGCTTAGTATGGAATTGGTTTGGACTACCATAGAAAACATTCTCGAATATTGGGCTTACTccttttatttaacaaaaaataaaaaaatattgaatggcAAGTATTTGTAATGGTACTAAGATTATTTTTTTACCATGGGTAAATTATTACAAGAATATCAAACTTTGataagtttattaattttttactaaattttaaaattagaaattttacatgtaattttttaattctatgtTAATTATACAATATCATGATAAATCATTCAataaaatagaatttccctaaagTAGGATTCTGTAATTTAATGTATGAAATAGACTTTCACATCTCTCGATTTAATAGAGTTTTATTTGGTTATGTGATTTGTTACGATATTATATAAttgttacaaaaattaaaaatttaaatataaaattgattaGTTTTAAAGATTTGTGTAGAATTGGTAACTCGtcaactattttttttgtatttattattaaaaaactaagactacgttctctttacttttcaatttttagttttgaatttttaattcattttcagttttttattttggtagtttgtattcaaaaaattgaaaacgcactctctttatcattttgaaaaattatttttcaaaacaaaaaattaaaaaacgtgttctttttgaaattttgaaaataatttaaaaatattattatacataatatttttatgtgcaataatattatgtataataatattatatgtgttctctaagtgataatttatattaaatattattatacataatatgtgtaatatacttaataacatactatatattattctataattttaattataatatagatatactctatttttaaattttaactaaatataaaattttatttttaaaatttaagaatattcttttcttttttttttccttcttttctttttattccttttcttttttaaattcaaaacatgaaaacttagagattgttttggctgaaaacaaccaaaacaacattttgttgttttgaattttctttataaatttttttcttattttcgaaaatgaattttaaaaaatgacaaaataaatgcattgttattgttttagaaaactaaaaactaaaaatgacctgaaaataacaaaaaaaacacaGTCTAAGGGTTTGAACTATGTAAATAAtctattttcaaataattaaggtgaaagTAAAAAGGGTTAATTACCAAAAAACAAAGGCTCaaatattattatacttttaattatgtattgaatttttgatttttttattactaaGTTTAGACTTTCAATTTATATCAAATAGATACTTAATTTTTGACACCTCATTCTTAACTAAAAGATGGacttttaaaaaagtaaattggACCAataaaataacttgaaatacCATATCACTTCCATTAAAATCTCTAACCTACTAAACAAGATAACTAAATTAAACATTTAATTAAGTGAtgctaataaaaaaattgatatctTCAGCAAGGTGATGAATATATAACACTCAAAATTGTTAGTTCTTTTTAGCAAAAGATAGACGATAGTACAAATttgaaaacaattaaaaatcttggcttaatattgaaaaaattaaaatttcaatacataattgaaaatgtAGCAAAAGGTAAGTCTTTTTTTGGTAATCGACTCTAtacaaaaatactattttgtaaCTCACAAATCAAGATCTCGTgctgaatatttttaaaaagttaaaacaaGATGGTATATTTATATCGATATTTATATAAGAAAGCTATAATGAgtattttattctaattttttgtcattaatttttaagtatattgtcaaacacaaaataaaattctatgaaaattatattttcacaaATCAAACAAGACATATTCTTATTTTAGGTAAATTGCAAAGAACACccttgaaatttgaagaaacCCCCTAATGTTTGAGAAATGACAATGACCACCCTTACTATTAactaaaaaagtaaaatgactaatttctcctttattctttctcttttttctcagatgaaaaatacaaaaataaaaaataatccagCTAGAACCCATTAGGTTCATTGGTAACACTGACAATAAACCTAGTTAACACTGACAATAAACCTAGTGAGTTTTGTGCCAAGATTAGTAATAAATCCAAATTTGGCTTTATCACTAGCATGTGACAACAAAACCCAAATCTAGATTTATTGTCATTGGGtttgagaaaaaagaaaaaaagaacacaaataaaaaaagaaaatgaagaagaagaaatcaatgATGGATCTAGGTTCATTGCTAGCATGTGGCGATTTAACCCAAATTTAGGttcaagaagagaaaaaaaaaaaaaaaacaaatagaagaTCTGAAAGTTAGTTAGCTTAAGAAAGGAGTGAATTGAGCTCAccctaaaattatatatttacttaaataaaacaaagtaagaatataacacataatattttatagtggttcatcCCTAACTgtctactccactaccttaactcctcgtTAAGGATTTTCAACGACTTTCTATATTAGTTTTTACAAGGCTAAGATAGAACCTCTACATAGCTTTTCATAGAGGTAGCTAGAACTTTTATAGTGTGCTTTTTATGGCTTAAGCACTAATCTCTCAGCTTAACAGCTAGGAGTGTTCACTCATAAAAGCTTAAAAGATTTTGCACTTAATAATGAATAAGGCTTCTCATttttgaattagagaataaagGATAAATACAATATAGACACTTTTTGAAATATAGTATAACATATATCACTTTTAAAAGCTTTGAATTCGAGACTTGGATGAATATATTCAGATCAATATCTTTCTTTGTGAGTCTCTCTCTTGTATTTATAGTGTAGTATctcaaaatttggagataaataataattattaaaccTGGGGTTTGAggtcattattgaatatttgaaaatttaagagaaaatatttatttacattgttttgaggaaataggaaattaaggtcattaattattttattcgagaatatttatggaaataaggaaaaattaaaataaattaatttggttgaatttttgaaaatttgggcGTAAGTGGAATAGGAGGAAAATCAGATGTGGGGTGTATATGGGATTCTCGGAAGTTTTTGGGGTGCTGGTGCAAATTTCAGAAATGGGCTGAGGTTCACCTTAAATTTAATGTGGGGTGCATATTGGTTGAAGGTGAGTGGCAGTCGGGTGGTCGCGCGTGAGGACAGTCGTGGGCGAGGCGCGGGTTATAGGCTGTGGGGGAGTAGGCGTGTGCGAGGGATTTTGGGCCCCCGAAATGGTGTCGTTTTGCTTGAGGCAATGGGGACGCATGGCAGCTACTGGCCGCTCGCTTGCCTTGCTTCCCACACTACtctattttgtatatatataaggccAATTTGGCCATTTTAAGGTCGATCTCGGCCATTCTGAGAGCCAAAAATGATGAGAGAAATGGGAGAAAGATGGGAGAGGCGCACAACAACGAGGACACGAGGAAATTAGAgatttttggaattaattcgCTATTAAAGTGGTCAAGTGAATGGGTAAAATTAGTATAAGCGTTATATGCTTAAgttatggattttaatgcttaaGTTATAGATTTTATATAGCTAAACTAAGAAttttacacggttagatttaattaatttaagctaTGGTTCTATTAATCGCAGCAAAATGTTTTACTTCATAACGGGAGCTTAAAAGAGGCAAGAATTGGGCAAATAACAGCAAGCTCCTAACTAGGGTTGGCAATAAGCCGAGCTAGGCCTAGCTCGAGCTCAAATCGATTGATTTTAGCTTGGCTCATAGCTCGGCTCAAGCTCGATCTGAGCTGATTTTTTTAGCTCGAGATCGACTCGATGATGACTACGAGTTGGCTCGGCTTAGCTCGAAACTTAACTCAATcaatataaactaaaattataaGTACAAAATGAAAGTAATTCAATGAATTCACAGAGTAGGAAAGTCCTGGGCACTACGGATCAAGACTTCATGAAATTTACAACTTATAATCAATTTAGCAGTTATCtaacatcatgaaattcctaGACATCAAAATATGCTATCATTTACAACTTCATTAATCTAGTAAATTATAATAGCTTGAatcaaaaagacaaaatagtttAATACAACCAAAAATAATCCAGAATTTTCAACTTTTTATCCACCTTCTATGTTGCCATTTAACATACAAATAATATAgacatcataattattttaagtCATAACATAAACAAtagcaaaatattttaatttttttgtatactTGTGTTGAGAGAGTATACCTGCCATTGCTACCAGCTTATAAGAAAATTCAGATTGGTAATAcaatttcttttggattttgatCCACCTATAAAAGCATTGAAACATATTATGTTATAATCAGATAAAGTCTTTCATAAACCTCAGATATATTTAGAAGcatgaaagaattaaaatacCTTAGGTTTGTTCCTAATACCATATAGAACCCGAAGCCAATCTCCTCCACAAATTAAGGCTTCAACTGTATCTGGATTCAAAGAAGCCCGAAATGAATCAATGATTCTTCCACCAGCACTAACGGTGGATTTTGAAGCTACTGTTGATATTGGAATAGCAAGAACATTTGCAGCCATTCTAGATAACACTcgaaattttgaattattcacCTTCCACCAATCTAAAGCACAAAAGGTAGTATGTAAACTATTGTTTGGAATGTATATAGGCTCATCTAAATAAACTTCCACTTCAGATTTTATAGGAGGAATTGCCTTTGTTTGTTTTACAAAATCCATCAACAATGACCACCCTGTAGAGCTTGAAGATATTGAGGTCATAATACTATGACTCTCATTAATATTTGTAGATTGTTCTCTTTCTGCATCCtcacttaaaaaaataacatattctgcatatatatcattaaggGCTTTTGgtacattttttatattttcttcagCTTCATCTTTTGGATAGATCATTGGGAAGCACATTCTAACACCCATCATCTTGCACCTAGGGTCCAAAATATTAGCAAGTGCTATAACCATGTTGCACTCACTCCAATATTTGTCAAATTTAGTTTTCATTGTCCAAGCCATGTCTTGCATGAAAAGACAATTATTCGTAATTACTTTGTCTAGGACATGCTTAATCCTAAATACCTCTGTAAGGTATAGATTGGCAGTTGGATATTCACTTCCCCAAATAACATGTGTGGCCACATTAAACACTTCTAGCAACATAGTAACTTTCTCAACCTTTTCCCATTCATATGGCTCTGGAAGCCACCTGTAAGTAGGTTCTCTGTCTTGGAATCGTGGAAATACTTCTTTGAATTGCAATGCTATTGAAAGCATTTCATATGTTGAATTCCAACGAGTAGGGCAGTCAAGAATTAATTTCCTCCCACCAAGTTGCAAATTTTGAGCAATTTCAGCGAACATGGGTAATCTTGCCTCAGATTGGTTGATGAACTTTACACTTTCACGCACATTTTCAATAATGCCTATAATCCTCCCAAGTCCATCTTGAACTAGCAAGTTCAAGATGTGTGCACAACAACGCACATGAAACAAATTTCCACCATAAACTAACTTCCTATGCCGAGATATCACATCTTTTAAAGCCCTCAAACATGAATCATTATAGGAAGCATTGTCTACTGACACAGTAAAGATTTTGCCTTCAATTTCCCACTCTTTAAGGCATTTAAAAATAGCATCACCAATATCAATGCCACGCTGAGGTGGAGGAGCATGCACAAAGCTAAGGATACGTTTTTGCAAGAGCCACTCTGTATCAATATAATGACCTGTAAGCACCATATATTCAATTTTCTGATTTTGAGATTTCCAAAGATCTGTGGTCAAGCTAATTTTACTCATAGCCATTAATGTTGATTTCAACTTCTTTTTCTCAACATCATATACAGCAACACAATCATTTTTTAAGGTTTTTCGGCTGATCTTCTCATATGAGGGATTGTTGCATCTCATCATAAATAGAAAACCCTTCTCCTCCACAACACTAAAGGCATGTTCATGCATCATAACCCAATGTGCTGTTGCCTCCCGTTGTCTTGCATGGTCATATTTGGCCCCAGGATTCACTAAAATTGGTTCAGCAACTTGTGAACTAACTTTAGTGTTTGTTAGTGGAAAGTTTAAAGCTTTTTGCTTTGCTCTCATTATCTTTCCGTAGCTTGGACATTGGGTCTTCAAATGTCGACTCAACTAGCTAGTTGATTTGCTACTAGTAATTGAATAATTCCTTTTATAATGGCTGCATTGATTTTTTTGAATACCATCTTTCAATGTCACCTCCTTAAAATGTTCCCAGACTCAAGATCTTTTTCTCTTGTTGCTCAGAATGATAGCCTCATCTTCCTCATTaccatcttcttcattttttttttctatagcATTGTCAATCCCTTCTATACCACCTCCAATGTccttaatgtaatttttttgcttCAAATTAGTAACCTCAATTCTATCTTGACCATCTAATTCTTCATCTAAACAAGGTAGTGGTGATAGTTGTAGGGACACAATCGATGTTgcactaaaaaaaaagaaaaagagatggattcaaatattaaatattataaaaaaaactccaCCAAATAAAAACAAGATTAGTTCACAATTAACATtatcacttaaaaaaaaataacatgtatAGAATATACAATAAAATGCACATGCCAAGAAAACTAGAGAGCTAGGAAGGTATCAaaaaatgtaatgcaaataaatcTATAAGCACACACAACATATTCTGCAATTGTATTATGTATACTTAAAAAAAAGTGCAACATGCAAAGGCACAACAACaaaagtataataaattatgCACAAAAAATATACCCAAAAAGAAGGATAGCAACATAGAAAACAAACCCAGTTGCAGGAACTGGAGGTCGCATGCTAGCCGACTGTCGGAGAAGTCGTTGGTCGTCTCGTCGGAAGttagaggagaaaaagaagaagatgtgcTGCCGTCGGAAAAGGATTCGCCAAAAGttagaggagaagaaaaaaatgaagatacaTTGGAACctgctggaagaagaagaagacaatgcgaggaagaaaaagataacGTAAAAAAGAAGTGTGCtggagaagattgaagaagccCTCCCCCCCTTTGGAGACAGAGCCTCCCCGTCCCAGTCAAACCTATTGAGCCACCCCTTCAAATCAATTAATGGTTTTTTGGAGTTCCCCCTCCCTCCAAAtctatttatgtatatatatttaaataatgtgtgatatatattatatatttatttatatttaaacaatatatttataaaattattaagtatatatttatattattgagtattaagtaataaatatttttttatttaataaatttataaaattaatatatatataagtatatcgagCTGGCTTGTGAGCCAAATGAGTTGAGCTGATGGTAGCTCAAGCTCGACTTATTTACTAAATGAGCCAAATATTTGAGCTCAAACTTGGCTCATTTGTATCACGAGTTAACTTATTGAGCCAATTATTGAGTCGAGTTTTGAGCCAGCTCACGAGTAGCTCGGCTTATTGCTAGCCCtactcctaaccctctcctcatgttctttatttcCCATGAAAGTCTTcgtggtttcttgtattttattccctcccttaccgtgactcggttccatgcattaataataataatcttcgTGGCAACCACCCCAtggcttatattttattaatgaggttattgttaatggaatgagctaagtAATGATGTCTTGGTGTTGTTCATTTCGGCCGTCATGGAGATTCGTATCACTCTGCTTCCCTTGAGAATGATGCCGACcccgttggggctaggttcttagaaaatgttATGGTTTAGATTATGGAAATATGTtaagagtctattatgtatgttgagatggttttatgtaaataaaaggGAATGAGAACAGGAATGGTATGTTAATGGTTATGTACAAGTGCATGAGATGTCATGGGAAAAGCTTAAAAAATGTTAAGTCGGAAGTGTATAAGTTTGATGTTGTCAGTAAgggtgtctaagggtatggggtacaaagccactgactatcGATCGTGGgtcatggcagttgatggctggatgtatgcgcgccagtcatcggctgttacgataaatgctagacgggccagaagagctgatACCACCAGATTCCCGtcttggcttgtgcatatcataaTGTGTGTGCTGCAAggggttgggttgcattcatttggggaACATGccttgtgtgtgatgggatgtgtgagcatttgcatgactcggtgcatttagagcataatgcatgtgtgaattcctatgtgggcgtagcatggcctcatgcttggtttatgggggtcttgtcatcacgtttatgatacaaaagccattgcacttcttatttgttgcattgcatggtaagGATGTGTGGCTATAAGTGATAAGGATGGGTGGCACCCACCACGGAGCGTATGCCATGGAAGTGGCCCACGATGGAAGTGGGGTACGACCCATAATGTGAGTGATTATGGGAAGTGGAGTACAGCCCACAGTGTGAGTGATTATGGGAAGTGGGGTACGACCCACAGTATGAGTGATTATGGAAAGTGGGGTACGGCCCATAGTGTGAGTGATTCTGGGAAGTGGGGTATGGCCCATAATGTGAGCGATTATGGGAAGTGGGATACGACCCATAATGGAATAATGATAAAGTAGCTTAAACGGGCtgctaacaggtttgtatgtcgaacttgggtgccagtgtgtgtgtgtcttatgtgggccccaaggagcATTTATGTGCAGTTTACTTTATGGTTATGCATTTGGGATTAAGGCATGTAGTGAGCATGGCAGGGTGtgttgttgcattggcatgaattgcatggaaTGTTGGGAAAGTGTTGTC from Diospyros lotus cultivar Yz01 chromosome 9, ASM1463336v1, whole genome shotgun sequence encodes the following:
- the LOC127809278 gene encoding zinc finger BED domain-containing protein RICESLEEPER 2-like, with the translated sequence MRAKQKALNFPLTNTKVSSQVAEPILVNPGAKYDHARQREATAHWVMMHEHAFSVVEEKGFLFMMRCNNPSYEKISRKTLKNDCVAVYDVEKKKLKSTLMAMSKISLTTDLWKSQNQKIEYMVLTGHYIDTEWLLQKRILSFVHAPPPQRGIDIGDAIFKCLKEWEIEGKIFTVSVDNASYNDSCLRALKDVISRHRKLVYGGNLFHVRCCAHILNLLVQDGLGRIIGIIENVRESVKFINQSEARLPMFAEIAQNLQLGGRKLILDCPTRWNSTYEMLSIALQFKEVFPRFQDREPTYRWLPEPYEWEKVEKVTMLLEVFNVATHVIWGSEYPTANLYLTEVFRIKHVLDKVITNNCLFMQDMAWTMKTKFDKYWSECNMVIALANILDPRCKMMGVRMCFPMIYPKDEAEENIKNVPKALNDIYAEYVIFLSEDAEREQSTNINESHSIMTSISSSSTGWSLLMDFVKQTKAIPPIKSEVEVYLDEPIYIPNNSLHTTFCALDWWKVNNSKFRVLSRMAANVLAIPISTVASKSTVSAGGRIIDSFRASLNPDTVEALICGGDWLRVLYGIRNKPKVDQNPKEIVLPI